A portion of the Kineosporia corallincola genome contains these proteins:
- a CDS encoding formimidoylglutamate deiminase produces the protein MSHWAPHAWLPSGIASDVRVSVTDGLITSVETGVRPAAGDRRLPGVLLPGLANAHSHAFHRALRGRTHADGGSFWTWRTVMYDVARRLDPDSYLALARAVYAEMALAGITTVGEFHYLHHDTGGRRYSDPNAMGEALRQAAAEAGVRLTLLDTCYLAGGLTGSGHTALEDVQLRFGDGDAEQWASRVSDLKPSAGMRIGAAAHSVRAVPAEQLRTVADFTGGTAPLHVHLSEQPAENEACQAFYGLTPTALLRREGVLGPSSSMIHATHLTATDITDLNGTFACFCPTTERDLADGIGPARALTEAGATITLGSDQHAVVDLFEEARGLEMHERLSTRQRGRFSPAELLTALTSDGHRSLGWPELGRIQAGAPADLVAVRLDSVRTAGSRPEQVALSATAADVDTVLVGGETVVSEGRHRLGDVGRLFTEVLEKLSS, from the coding sequence GTGAGCCACTGGGCCCCACACGCCTGGCTGCCCTCCGGAATAGCCTCTGACGTCAGAGTTTCCGTGACCGACGGGCTGATCACGTCGGTGGAGACCGGGGTGCGGCCGGCCGCCGGCGACCGGCGGCTGCCCGGGGTGCTGCTGCCCGGCCTGGCCAACGCCCACTCGCACGCCTTCCACCGGGCGCTGCGTGGGCGCACCCACGCCGACGGCGGGTCGTTCTGGACCTGGCGCACGGTGATGTACGACGTGGCCCGCCGGCTCGACCCGGACTCCTACCTGGCGCTGGCCCGGGCGGTCTACGCCGAGATGGCCCTGGCCGGGATCACCACGGTGGGCGAGTTCCACTACCTGCACCACGACACCGGTGGACGCCGCTACTCCGATCCGAACGCGATGGGTGAGGCACTGCGGCAGGCCGCGGCGGAGGCCGGCGTCCGCCTCACCCTGCTCGACACCTGTTACCTGGCAGGCGGTCTGACCGGGTCCGGGCACACGGCGCTGGAAGACGTGCAGCTGCGTTTCGGCGACGGCGACGCCGAGCAGTGGGCCTCCCGGGTGTCGGACCTGAAACCGTCGGCCGGGATGCGGATCGGCGCCGCGGCGCACTCGGTGCGGGCGGTGCCGGCCGAACAGCTGCGCACGGTGGCGGATTTCACCGGTGGCACGGCGCCGCTGCATGTTCACCTGTCGGAGCAGCCGGCCGAGAACGAGGCCTGCCAGGCGTTCTACGGGCTCACCCCGACCGCTCTGCTCCGGCGTGAAGGGGTATTGGGCCCCTCGTCGTCCATGATTCATGCCACCCACCTGACCGCCACCGACATCACCGACCTGAATGGCACTTTCGCCTGTTTCTGCCCGACCACGGAACGCGATCTGGCCGACGGGATCGGCCCGGCCCGGGCTCTCACCGAGGCCGGGGCGACGATCACGCTGGGCAGCGACCAGCACGCCGTCGTCGATCTGTTCGAGGAGGCGCGCGGGCTGGAGATGCACGAACGACTCTCCACCCGGCAGCGCGGCCGGTTCTCCCCCGCCGAGCTGCTCACCGCGCTGACCTCGGACGGGCACCGCAGCCTGGGCTGGCCGGAGCTCGGCCGGATCCAGGCCGGGGCCCCGGCCGACCTGGTCGCGGTGCGGCTCGATTCGGTGCGCACGGCAGGCAGCAGGCCGGAGCAGGTGGCGCTGAGCGCCACCGCGGCCGACGTCGACACCGTGCTGGTGGGCGGCGAGACCGTGGTCAGTGAGGGCCGGCACCGGCTCGGAGATGTCGGCCGCCTGTTCACCGAAGTTCTCGAAAAACTGTCGTCCTGA
- a CDS encoding allantoate amidohydrolase, translating into MNAPGFLDRWAEIEPIGRAASGGYRRFAWTREDAVLREWFEGEASALGLDVTVDRAGNQWAWWGDPDARPGIVTGSHLDSVPDGGAFDGPLGVLSALAAVEGLKFGGFQPSRPIGVVNFVDEEGARFGVACAGSRVITGAMSADRAAGLKDHQGTTLGEAMRAAGRNPEHLGRDEETLRRIGAFVELHVEQGKALATEEYDAAIGVGTAIWPHGRWRFDFAGQANHAGTTRLVDRDDPMLAYASTVLAARRIAGNHDAVATFGKLLVEPNGVNAIPSLVRAWLDARAPSEQDVQGLLAELTTAAQELGATVSEESWTGNTLFDANLAERMSEMLGDAPLLGTGAGHDAGILATAGVPSGMLFVRNPTGISHSPAEFAPEADCLAGVQALTTVVRGLAA; encoded by the coding sequence GTGAACGCACCCGGATTCCTCGACCGCTGGGCCGAGATCGAGCCGATCGGGCGGGCGGCGTCCGGCGGGTACCGGCGTTTCGCCTGGACCCGCGAGGACGCCGTGCTGCGGGAGTGGTTCGAGGGTGAGGCGAGCGCACTCGGCCTCGACGTCACCGTGGACCGTGCCGGGAACCAGTGGGCCTGGTGGGGCGACCCGGATGCCCGGCCGGGCATCGTCACCGGCAGCCACCTGGACTCGGTGCCGGACGGCGGGGCGTTCGACGGGCCGCTCGGCGTGCTCAGTGCCCTCGCCGCGGTGGAAGGCCTGAAGTTCGGCGGTTTTCAGCCGAGCCGGCCGATCGGGGTGGTCAACTTCGTGGACGAGGAGGGCGCTCGTTTCGGGGTGGCCTGCGCCGGGTCGCGGGTGATCACCGGGGCGATGTCGGCCGACCGGGCCGCCGGCCTGAAGGATCACCAGGGGACGACGCTGGGCGAGGCGATGCGCGCCGCCGGCCGGAATCCGGAGCACCTGGGACGGGACGAGGAGACCCTGCGCCGGATCGGCGCCTTCGTCGAGCTGCACGTGGAGCAGGGCAAGGCGCTGGCCACCGAGGAGTACGACGCGGCGATCGGGGTCGGCACCGCGATCTGGCCGCACGGCCGCTGGCGTTTCGACTTCGCCGGGCAGGCCAACCACGCCGGCACCACCCGACTGGTGGACCGCGACGACCCGATGCTCGCCTACGCCTCCACCGTGCTGGCGGCCCGCCGGATCGCCGGGAACCATGATGCCGTGGCCACTTTCGGCAAGCTGCTGGTCGAGCCGAACGGGGTGAACGCCATCCCGTCGCTGGTGCGGGCCTGGCTGGACGCCCGGGCTCCCTCGGAGCAGGACGTGCAGGGGCTGCTGGCCGAGCTGACCACCGCCGCGCAGGAGCTGGGGGCGACGGTCAGCGAGGAGTCGTGGACCGGGAACACGCTGTTCGATGCGAACCTGGCCGAGCGGATGAGCGAGATGCTCGGCGACGCGCCGCTGCTCGGGACCGGGGCCGGGCACGACGCCGGCATCCTGGCCACCGCCGGAGTGCCCTCGGGCATGCTGTTCGTGCGCAACCCCACCGGCATCTCGCACTCCCCGGCCGAGTTCGCACCCGAGGCGGACTGCCTGGCCGGGGTGCAGGCGCTGACCACCGTGGTGCGAGGGCTGGCCGCGTGA
- the hutU gene encoding urocanate hydratase yields MSGPRPVQAPRGTTLTARSWQTEAPLRMLQNNLDPDVAERPDDLVVYGGTGRAARDWKSYDAMVRTLTTLREDETMLVQSGRPVGVMRTHEWAPRVLIANSNLVGDWSTWPEFRRLEKLGLTMYGQMTAGSWIYIGTQGILQGTYETFAAVAAKRFGGTLAGTLTLTGGAGGMGGAQPLSVTLNDGVCLIVDVDESRLRRRVETRYLDEIASGLDDAIERVLAAKASRKPLSVGLVGNCATVFPELLRRGVEIDIVTDQTSAHDPLSYLPEGVELGDWHDYAAAKPEEFTDRARASMARHVEAMVGFMDAGAEVFDYGNSIRDEARQGGYQRAFEFPGFVPAYIRPLFSEGKGPFRWAALSGDPRDIAVTDKAVMDLFPENDHLQKWIRAAQDKVAFQGLPARICWLGYGERDQAGLRFNELVANGEISAPLVIGRDHLDSGSVASPYRETEAMADGSDAIADWPLLNALVNASSGATWVSIHHGGGVGIGRSLHAGQVTVADGTPLAAQKLERVLTNDPGMGVIRHVDAGYEIAERVAAERGVRVPMTEGDA; encoded by the coding sequence ATTTCCGGTCCGCGGCCGGTTCAGGCGCCCCGCGGCACCACCCTGACCGCACGCAGCTGGCAGACCGAGGCACCCTTGCGGATGCTTCAGAACAACCTGGACCCCGACGTCGCCGAGCGCCCCGACGACCTGGTCGTCTACGGCGGCACCGGTCGCGCCGCCCGGGACTGGAAGAGCTACGACGCGATGGTGCGCACCCTGACCACGCTGCGCGAGGACGAGACCATGCTGGTCCAGTCCGGTCGCCCGGTCGGCGTGATGCGCACGCACGAGTGGGCCCCGCGCGTGCTGATCGCCAACTCCAACCTGGTCGGCGACTGGTCCACCTGGCCGGAGTTCCGTCGCCTGGAGAAGCTCGGGCTGACCATGTACGGCCAGATGACGGCCGGTTCGTGGATCTACATCGGCACCCAGGGCATTCTCCAGGGCACCTACGAGACCTTCGCCGCGGTGGCCGCGAAGCGGTTCGGCGGGACCCTGGCGGGCACCCTCACGCTGACCGGTGGGGCCGGCGGAATGGGTGGTGCGCAACCGCTTTCGGTCACGCTGAACGACGGCGTGTGCCTGATTGTGGACGTCGACGAGTCGCGTCTGCGTCGTCGGGTGGAGACGCGCTACCTCGACGAGATCGCCTCCGGCCTGGACGACGCGATCGAGCGCGTGCTCGCGGCCAAGGCCTCGCGAAAGCCGTTGTCGGTCGGTCTGGTCGGCAACTGCGCCACGGTGTTCCCGGAACTGCTGCGCCGCGGCGTGGAGATCGACATCGTCACCGACCAGACCTCGGCCCACGACCCGTTGTCGTACCTGCCCGAGGGGGTGGAGCTGGGCGACTGGCACGACTACGCCGCGGCCAAGCCGGAGGAGTTCACCGACCGGGCCCGCGCCTCCATGGCCAGGCACGTCGAGGCCATGGTGGGCTTCATGGACGCCGGCGCCGAGGTGTTCGACTACGGCAACTCGATCCGCGACGAGGCCCGGCAGGGTGGCTACCAGCGGGCCTTCGAGTTCCCGGGATTCGTGCCCGCCTACATCCGGCCGCTGTTCAGCGAGGGCAAGGGCCCGTTCCGCTGGGCCGCGCTGTCCGGCGACCCGCGTGACATCGCGGTGACCGACAAGGCCGTGATGGACCTGTTCCCGGAGAACGACCACCTCCAGAAGTGGATCCGCGCGGCGCAGGACAAGGTGGCGTTCCAGGGTCTGCCTGCCCGGATCTGCTGGCTGGGCTACGGCGAACGGGACCAGGCCGGGCTGCGTTTCAACGAGCTGGTGGCGAACGGTGAGATCAGTGCCCCGCTGGTGATCGGCCGCGACCACCTGGACTCCGGCAGCGTGGCCTCGCCCTACCGGGAGACCGAGGCAATGGCCGACGGCTCTGACGCGATCGCCGACTGGCCGCTGCTGAACGCCCTGGTCAACGCCTCGTCCGGGGCCACCTGGGTATCGATCCACCACGGTGGCGGGGTCGGCATCGGGCGCTCGCTGCACGCTGGTCAGGTGACGGTGGCCGACGGCACGCCGCTGGCCGCTCAGAAGCTGGAGCGGGTGCTGACCAACGACCCGGGCATGGGCGTGATCCGGCACGTGGACGCGGGTTACGAGATCGCCGAGCGGGTCGCGGCCGAGCGCGGCGTGCGGGTGCCGATGACCGAGGGCGACGCGTGA
- a CDS encoding IclR family transcriptional regulator, which yields MPKHENPGQVPAATRALAVLRALARAPGPLPAGALARELDLPRSTVYHLLTAMIEQGFVTHLPEERRYGLGVAAFEIGSAYSRQEPLQRLSRLVLSRLVDAVGHTAHLGVLHGREVLYLIEERAPGRPPLVTDVGVRLPSERTASGRAMLSALPNAQVRALFPGRDAFVGAGPPSSLPELRRMLAGVRRVGHAVETDEVTPGFSSVAVAVLDHNGHPVAALAVTRSSGPAGDGGEEKLVASVKAAATALERRLHGGGRR from the coding sequence GTGCCGAAACACGAGAACCCGGGGCAGGTGCCCGCCGCCACCCGGGCCCTGGCGGTGCTGCGGGCGCTCGCCCGGGCTCCCGGTCCGCTGCCCGCCGGCGCCCTGGCCCGGGAGCTGGACCTGCCCCGCAGCACCGTGTACCACCTGCTCACGGCCATGATCGAGCAGGGCTTCGTGACCCATCTGCCGGAGGAGCGGCGCTACGGGCTGGGGGTCGCGGCGTTCGAGATCGGGTCGGCCTACTCCCGTCAGGAACCGCTCCAGCGGCTCTCCCGGCTGGTGCTGTCCCGGTTGGTGGACGCCGTGGGGCACACGGCCCATCTCGGCGTGCTGCACGGGCGCGAGGTGCTCTACCTGATCGAGGAACGGGCCCCGGGACGTCCACCGCTGGTCACCGATGTCGGCGTGCGGCTGCCCAGTGAACGGACGGCGAGTGGCCGCGCGATGCTCTCCGCCCTGCCGAATGCCCAGGTGCGGGCGTTGTTTCCGGGTCGTGACGCGTTTGTCGGGGCCGGCCCGCCCAGCAGCCTGCCGGAGCTGCGCCGGATGCTGGCCGGGGTGCGCCGGGTGGGGCACGCGGTGGAGACGGACGAGGTGACGCCCGGATTCTCGTCGGTCGCGGTGGCGGTGCTCGACCACAACGGGCACCCGGTGGCGGCGCTGGCCGTCACCCGGTCGAGCGGCCCGGCCGGTGACGGCGGCGAGGAGAAGCTGGTGGCCTCGGTGAAGGCCGCGGCCACGGCCCTGGAGCGCAGGCTGCACGGTGGAGGGCGGCGCTGA
- a CDS encoding PPOX class F420-dependent oxidoreductase, whose amino-acid sequence MPGVIPASHLDLLDRPLYGHFATVRPDGAAQVNPMWFVWDGEHLRLTNTTTRHKYRNVTANPRVALSVVDPDQPYRYLEVRGTVERIEPDPAGDFFAVLAHRYGMTMDGPVADAADRVVYVIRPDAVSSQ is encoded by the coding sequence ATGCCCGGCGTGATCCCGGCCAGCCACCTCGACCTGCTCGACCGCCCGCTCTACGGGCACTTCGCCACCGTGCGGCCCGACGGCGCGGCCCAGGTGAACCCGATGTGGTTCGTCTGGGACGGCGAGCACCTGCGCCTGACCAACACCACCACCCGGCACAAGTACCGCAACGTGACGGCGAACCCCCGGGTCGCGCTGTCGGTGGTCGACCCCGACCAGCCGTACCGCTACCTGGAGGTGCGCGGCACCGTGGAACGCATCGAACCCGACCCGGCCGGCGACTTCTTCGCGGTGCTGGCCCACCGCTACGGCATGACGATGGACGGGCCGGTGGCCGACGCCGCCGACCGCGTGGTCTACGTGATCCGCCCCGACGCGGTGAGCAGCCAGTAG
- a CDS encoding ABC transporter substrate-binding protein, which produces MNRRKMVVATAFVTSALALTACGGGSDPLDTSSGDSDTAASSDTIVVGSANFSENELLAEIYAGALEAKGVKVEKKLNIGSRETYVPALEDGSIDLLPEYSGNLLSYLDSDTEAVSSDDVYAALPAALPEGLSVLEQSTAEDKDAAVVTKETADKYSLTSIADLKDKDLVLGGPPEWKTRATGVPGFEKNYGVEFKSFKSLDAGGTLTINALKNGQVDVADVFTTDPNIAAEGWVILEDPKNQFAAQNVVPLINKDKASQTVTDALNAVSAALTTENLTDMMEEVVMDAKEPADVADEFLTENKLS; this is translated from the coding sequence ATGAATCGACGCAAGATGGTCGTCGCCACGGCCTTCGTCACCTCGGCCCTGGCCCTGACCGCGTGCGGCGGTGGCAGCGACCCGCTGGACACCTCCAGCGGTGACAGCGACACGGCGGCGTCGTCCGACACCATCGTCGTGGGCTCGGCCAACTTCTCCGAGAACGAGCTGCTGGCCGAGATCTACGCCGGGGCGCTCGAGGCCAAGGGCGTCAAGGTCGAGAAGAAGCTGAACATCGGCTCGCGCGAGACCTACGTCCCGGCCCTCGAAGACGGCTCGATCGACCTGCTGCCGGAGTACTCCGGCAACCTGCTGTCCTACCTCGACAGCGACACCGAGGCGGTCTCCTCCGACGACGTCTACGCCGCCCTGCCGGCCGCCCTGCCCGAGGGCCTGTCGGTGCTCGAGCAGTCCACGGCGGAAGACAAGGACGCCGCGGTGGTCACCAAGGAGACAGCCGACAAGTACAGCCTGACCTCGATCGCCGACCTGAAGGACAAGGACCTGGTCCTCGGCGGCCCGCCGGAGTGGAAGACCCGCGCCACCGGCGTGCCCGGCTTCGAGAAGAACTACGGCGTCGAGTTCAAGAGTTTCAAGTCGCTCGACGCCGGCGGCACGCTGACCATCAACGCCCTGAAGAACGGGCAGGTCGACGTGGCCGACGTGTTCACCACCGACCCGAACATCGCGGCCGAGGGCTGGGTCATCCTGGAAGACCCGAAGAACCAGTTCGCCGCGCAGAACGTGGTGCCGCTGATCAACAAGGACAAGGCCAGCCAGACCGTGACCGACGCGCTCAACGCCGTGTCGGCCGCGCTGACCACCGAGAATCTGACCGACATGATGGAAGAGGTGGTCATGGACGCCAAGGAGCCGGCCGACGTGGCCGACGAGTTCCTGACGGAGAACAAGCTCTCCTGA
- a CDS encoding ABC transporter permease — protein MFEWLFAGENWTGDQFGSSIPDRLAEHLGYSFGALVFVLLIGIPLGLYIGHTGKGGVAIAGLANALRALPTFGLLVYVVIAFSGNLPADWAYKGPTLFVLVILGVPAVLSNTYAGVQNVDPAARDAARGMGMTGWQVLWRVEVPNALPLILSGVRSAMLQIVATATIAAYVSLGGLGRFMLDGLAQRDYSQMAGGAVLVGLLAVVLDLLMALLQRYVVSRGITGRYARPAAGADVVAAESKVLV, from the coding sequence GTGTTCGAATGGCTCTTCGCCGGTGAGAACTGGACCGGCGACCAGTTCGGCAGCAGCATCCCCGACCGGCTGGCCGAGCACCTCGGCTACTCGTTCGGCGCGCTGGTGTTCGTGCTGCTGATCGGCATCCCGCTCGGTCTCTACATCGGGCACACCGGCAAGGGCGGCGTCGCGATCGCCGGCCTGGCCAACGCCCTGCGGGCGCTGCCCACCTTCGGCCTGCTGGTCTACGTGGTCATCGCCTTCTCCGGAAATCTGCCGGCCGACTGGGCCTACAAGGGCCCGACTCTGTTCGTCCTGGTCATCCTCGGTGTGCCGGCGGTGCTGTCGAACACCTACGCGGGGGTGCAGAACGTCGACCCGGCGGCGCGTGACGCCGCCCGGGGCATGGGGATGACCGGCTGGCAGGTGCTCTGGCGGGTCGAGGTGCCCAACGCCCTGCCGCTGATCCTGTCCGGCGTGCGCAGCGCGATGCTCCAGATCGTGGCCACCGCCACGATCGCCGCCTATGTGTCGCTCGGTGGCCTGGGCCGGTTCATGCTCGACGGCCTGGCCCAGCGCGACTACTCCCAGATGGCCGGTGGCGCCGTGCTGGTGGGACTGCTGGCGGTCGTCCTCGACCTGCTGATGGCTCTGCTCCAGCGCTACGTCGTGTCCCGCGGCATCACCGGCCGCTACGCCCGTCCAGCGGCCGGCGCCGATGTCGTCGCGGCCGAGTCGAAGGTCCTCGTCTGA
- a CDS encoding ABC transporter permease, with protein MINYLKNNPDTVGEWFFAHVWLSVLPVVLGLLVALPIGWVASHYRWTYPPITNLAGLLYTIPSLALFILMPSILGTKILSPVNMVVALTIYSVALLVRVVADGLNSVSPDVRAAATAMGFTGIGRFLKVDLPIAVPVITAGVRVATVSNVSLVSVGALIGLPQLGSLFTTGFTRYVTGIVLLGIVLCLVLALVLDALIVVGNRFLTPWQRAVAKR; from the coding sequence ATGATCAACTACCTGAAGAACAACCCGGACACCGTCGGCGAGTGGTTCTTCGCCCACGTCTGGCTCTCGGTGCTGCCCGTCGTGCTCGGTCTGCTCGTCGCCCTGCCGATCGGCTGGGTGGCCAGCCACTACCGCTGGACCTACCCGCCGATCACCAACCTGGCCGGGCTGCTCTACACGATCCCGTCGCTGGCCCTGTTCATCCTGATGCCCTCGATCCTCGGCACGAAGATCCTCTCGCCGGTCAACATGGTGGTGGCGCTGACCATCTACAGCGTCGCCCTGCTGGTGAGAGTGGTTGCCGACGGCCTGAACTCGGTGTCGCCCGACGTCCGGGCCGCCGCCACCGCGATGGGCTTCACCGGGATCGGCCGCTTCCTCAAGGTCGACCTGCCGATCGCCGTGCCGGTGATCACCGCCGGCGTGCGGGTGGCCACGGTGTCGAACGTCAGCCTAGTCTCGGTCGGCGCGCTGATCGGCCTGCCGCAGCTGGGTTCGCTGTTCACCACCGGGTTCACCCGCTACGTCACCGGCATCGTGCTGCTCGGCATCGTGCTGTGCCTGGTGCTGGCGCTGGTGCTCGACGCGCTGATCGTGGTGGGCAACCGGTTCCTCACCCCGTGGCAGCGGGCGGTGGCCAAGCGATGA
- a CDS encoding ABC transporter ATP-binding protein, which produces MIKFESVVKKYPDGTVAVNGLDLVAPSGKITVFVGPSGCGKTTSLRMINRMIQPTSGTIWLDDQDTGKVDESTLRRGIGYVIQHAGLFPHRTIVDNIATVPLLLGWDKKRARARSLELMERVGLDTAFAKRYPAQLSGGQQQRVGVARALAADPPVMLMDEPFSAVDPVVRAELQDEFLRLQSELGKTIIFVTHDIDEAVKLGDQVAVLKVGGTLAQLASPGELLTDPVDDFVAGFVGRDRGYRALGFETGELTTRPEQTVELGDDAQAVQRAAQDGWALALDDARKPLGWVRAAAVPAGGPVTPELLHRGGTVAPASGSLRAALDAALSSPSGRGVLVDDDGVLVGTVTASEVVTRIETHLHARRDESAVSGG; this is translated from the coding sequence ATGATCAAGTTTGAATCCGTGGTGAAGAAGTACCCGGACGGGACCGTGGCGGTGAACGGGCTCGATCTCGTCGCACCGTCGGGCAAGATCACGGTGTTCGTCGGCCCGTCCGGGTGCGGCAAGACCACGTCGCTGCGCATGATCAACCGGATGATCCAGCCCACCTCGGGCACGATCTGGCTGGACGACCAGGACACCGGCAAGGTGGACGAGAGCACGCTGCGCCGCGGCATCGGTTACGTGATCCAGCACGCCGGGCTGTTCCCGCACCGCACCATCGTCGACAACATCGCCACCGTGCCGCTGCTGCTGGGCTGGGACAAGAAGCGGGCCCGGGCCCGGTCGCTGGAGCTGATGGAGCGGGTCGGGCTCGACACCGCCTTCGCGAAACGTTACCCCGCACAGCTTTCCGGCGGTCAGCAGCAGCGCGTCGGGGTGGCCCGGGCGCTCGCCGCCGACCCGCCGGTGATGCTGATGGACGAGCCGTTCAGCGCGGTCGACCCGGTGGTGCGCGCCGAGCTGCAAGACGAATTCCTGCGCCTCCAGTCGGAACTGGGCAAGACCATCATCTTCGTCACGCACGACATCGACGAGGCGGTCAAGCTCGGCGACCAGGTGGCGGTGCTCAAGGTCGGCGGCACGCTGGCCCAGCTGGCAAGCCCGGGAGAGCTGCTCACCGACCCGGTCGACGACTTCGTGGCCGGCTTCGTCGGGCGCGACCGGGGCTACCGCGCACTGGGTTTCGAGACCGGCGAGCTGACCACCCGGCCGGAGCAGACGGTCGAACTGGGGGACGACGCCCAGGCCGTGCAGCGCGCGGCGCAGGACGGCTGGGCCCTCGCCCTCGACGACGCGCGCAAGCCTCTCGGCTGGGTGCGGGCCGCCGCCGTGCCGGCCGGCGGCCCGGTGACCCCGGAACTGCTGCACCGCGGCGGCACCGTGGCCCCGGCCTCCGGCTCGCTGCGGGCGGCGCTGGACGCGGCCCTGTCCTCGCCGTCCGGCCGCGGTGTGCTGGTCGACGACGACGGCGTGCTGGTGGGCACGGTGACCGCGAGCGAGGTGGTCACCCGGATCGAGACGCACCTGCACGCGCGCCGGGACGAGAGCGCGGTGAGCGGCGGATGA
- a CDS encoding IclR family transcriptional regulator, whose product MPGKPPASSSTRSVERALALLAAVCTGGTDTLVELSRQVGLPVSTTLRLLRTLEQDQFIARAEGGGYRPGPRMMQLGARALSHEHLVPLSRPVLDELVAATGESAYLSMTGPGESALYLAMAQGTHSVRHAGWVGRTFPLAGSAAGTVLLGRTPARGWTSNASGIEPDVTSIAAPVTGPGGVVAALSVVGPTYRLDEAAIGRFGPLLTRLADDLGQQLGGGDPVAPTPDPPHDAPRAEMNT is encoded by the coding sequence ATGCCCGGCAAGCCCCCGGCCAGCTCATCGACCCGATCCGTCGAACGAGCCCTGGCCCTGCTGGCCGCGGTCTGCACGGGTGGCACCGACACCCTGGTCGAACTCTCCCGCCAGGTCGGGCTGCCGGTCAGCACCACGCTGCGGCTGCTGCGCACCCTGGAGCAGGACCAGTTCATCGCCCGGGCGGAGGGCGGCGGCTACCGGCCCGGGCCGCGCATGATGCAGCTCGGGGCACGGGCGCTGTCGCACGAGCACCTGGTGCCGCTGAGCCGGCCGGTCCTCGACGAGCTGGTCGCGGCCACCGGCGAGTCGGCCTACCTGAGCATGACCGGACCGGGTGAATCCGCGCTCTACCTGGCGATGGCCCAGGGCACCCATTCGGTGCGGCACGCCGGCTGGGTGGGCCGCACCTTCCCGCTGGCCGGCAGCGCCGCCGGCACCGTGCTGCTGGGCCGCACCCCGGCCCGGGGCTGGACCAGCAACGCCTCCGGCATCGAACCCGACGTCACCTCGATCGCGGCGCCGGTCACCGGTCCCGGCGGGGTGGTCGCCGCCCTCAGCGTCGTCGGTCCCACGTACCGGCTGGACGAGGCCGCCATCGGCCGGTTCGGTCCCCTGCTGACCCGTCTTGCGGACGACCTCGGGCAGCAGCTCGGGGGCGGTGACCCCGTCGCCCCCACCCCTGACCCCCCGCACGATGCACCGAGAGCAGAGATGAACACATGA